From the genome of Perca fluviatilis chromosome 1, GENO_Pfluv_1.0, whole genome shotgun sequence, one region includes:
- the abcc10 gene encoding multidrug resistance-associated protein 7 isoform X1, with product MRVFGPAELVAGLCHADEQNPFPVWQDGHVSPCFNQLVLGVLPHAGLAIFSACYISMSRCDLLRSSPPCGWTLRWVSALLAALLFTADVVLASLLQRTDLYLDVLADGSAILAWLVHFGAITVLQRTAFRRTRGPPLLLLLVLLSVPNLVVTLTIYCDNQEYLNLTEPLQLARFVLASARTLPLLVYILAFAFPCITDAGYTLYINAVDGSPLVPERAHPDTGEMVAEDGSGGISRLFYLWLDPLLRRGQRGELDRPADVYHLPRKLRTTVVCRYFHQCWEACRRGAAVRNGQDPWPRPVSRNLLSGSWSYQEEPLELEGDVGLLRVLHKAFGLRYYILGVLKVTVNMLSFAGPLLLSSLLNFMEDREAPVSWGAWCALGLFATTLLSSFFQNIFVFEVSKVALSARAALVSAIYGKALQVSGSSLAGTTMGEVVNLMSTDTDRVVNFCSSFHELWSLPFRFVITLYLLYLQVGVAFLGGLAVALLLVPFNKFLATRILSNNQHMLRHKDSRVKLMTEILFGIRIIKFYNWEPHFTQKVSDCRKQELSHLKALKYLDAMCVYTWAALPVVISILNFVTYVLLGNQLTAAKVFTTLALVGMLIIPLNSFPWVLNGILEAKVSLDRIQRFFKLTNQDLQAHYALVSPEDSQTSILLSQGTFSWQGPDGPNQKKEGETKTGAAEGSLLLHGLTLHITKGSLVVVVGKVGCGKSSLLAALTGELNRLSGVVYVADREAGFGLASQEPWIQNASVRDNILFGKDYDPVFYQAVIQACALSDDLNVLPNGDKTEVGENGVTLSGGQKARVVLARAVYMDKDIYLLDDPLAAVDTDVAEHLMKRCIMELLRGKTRILCTHRIEFVDKADMVVLMDNGTIVKTGTPAEILPLVEAMPKKRKNDHNMKEKDGVEQEEEEPGLSPDLCVDDDPNLSGAEQKQMGGLAWKVYRTYWVACGGVLAASILMSLLLMQASKNISDWWLSHWISALKNNGTTTTNVSSSAAFSSPHLLLFSPGGLMSPLSSLQTFTPSNMSSDVKFYLTVYASIATANTVFTALRAFLFAYGAICAATAIHNRLLDRVLKATVCFFDTTPMGRILNRFSSDLYTVDDSLPFILNILLANVFSLLGMLVVISYGLPWVLVLFLPLALVYHRTQHFYRHTSRELKRLCSITLSPVYSHFSETLTGLGTIRASGSTARFEEEIAKRLEQNQRCLFLSNATTQWLSIRLQMIGVAVVTGLGVIAVVQHQYNSVDPGLVGLSLSYALSITNLLCGLIFSFTQTEMQLVSVERTEEYSTSLPTEPQHQNTQLSPAWPEQGWLEFRGVVLVYRDGLPNALDGVSLVVRPGEKVGIVGRTGSGKSTLFLALFRMVELNQGQILLDGLDISSVGLSQLRSRLAIIPQDPFLFSGTVRENLDPCGRHSDQQLLDVVDQCHLSSVVDRMGESLEI from the exons ATGAGAGTCTTTGGACCAGCAGAGCTGGTCGCAGGCCTCTGTCATGCAGACGAGCAGAATCCTTTCCCCGTGTGGCAGGATGGACACGTCAGCCCCTGTTTCAACCAACTGGTCCTCGGAGTCCTGCCTCATGCAGGGTTGGCTATTTTCAGTGCCTGCTACATCAGCATGTCAAG GTGCGACCTCCTCCGGTCGTCTCCTCCCTGTGGTTGGACACTCCGGTGGGTGTCGGCTCTGCTGGCGGCGCTGCTCTTCACCGCAGATGTCGTCCTGGCGAGCCTCCTCCAGCGGACGGACTTGTACCTGGACGTCCTAGCTGACGGCAGTGCCATCCTGGCCTGGCTGGTCCACTTCGGTGCCATCACGGTGCTCCAGAGGACCGCTTTCAGGAGAACCAGAGgacctcctctgctgctgctgctggttctCCTGTCTGTCCCAAACCTGGTCGTCACCTTGACGATTTACTGCGACAATCAGGAATATTTGAACCTCACAGAACCTCTTCAACTGGCTCGTTTTGTGCTTGCCTCAGCCCGCACGCTCCCCCTTCTGGTTTACATTCTGGCATTTGCATTTCCCTGCATCACTGATGCCGGATACACTCTGTATATCAACGCCGTGGATGGATCCCCGCTCGTCCCAGAGCGCGCCCATCCGGACACGGGTGAGATGGTGGCCGAGGACGGGAGCGGTGGCATCTCTCGGCTCTTCTACCTGTGGTTGGACCCTCTCCTCAGACGGGGGCAGCGAGGCGAGCTGGACAGGCCAGCTGATGTTTACCACCTCCCTCGGAAACTACGGACTACTGTGGTTTGTCGGTACTTCCACCAGTGCTGGGAAGCCTGCCGACGCGGGGCAGCGGTCCGTAACGGACAGGATCCGTGGCCCAGGCCGGTCAGCAGAAACCTCCTGAGCGGCAGCTGGAGTTACCAGGAGGAACCGCTGGAGCTGGAGGGGGATGTAGGACTGCTCAGGGTGCTGCACAAGGCGTTTGGGTTGCGTTACTACATCCTCGGTGTGCTGAAGGTGACGGTCAACATGCTGAGCTTCGCAGGGCCCCTGCTCCTCAGCAGTCTGTTAAACTTCATGGAGGACAGGGAAGCTCCTGTGAGCTGGGGGGCCTGGTGCGCTCTGGGGCTCTTTGCCACCACCcttctctcttccttcttcCAAAACATCTTCGTCTTCGAGGTCTCCAAGGTGGCGCTGTCGGCGCGCGCCGCTCTCGTGTCGGCCATTTACGGCAAAGCCCTGCAGGTCAGCGGCAGCAGCCTGGCCGGCACCACGATGGGAGAGGTGGTGAACCTAATGAGCACGGACACCGACCGCGTGGTCAACTTCTGCAGCAGTTTCCACGAGCTGTGGAGCCTTCCCTTCCGGTTTGTTATCACCCTCTATCTGCTGTACCTGCAGGTGGGCGTGGCTTTCCTCGGAGGGCTGGCCGTGGCTCTGCTGCTGGTGCCTTTCAACAAGTTCCTCGCTACCCGTATCCTTAGCAACAACCAACACATGCTCAGGCACAAGGACAGCCGCGTTAAG TTAATGACCGAGATCCTCTTTGGCATTCGCATCATCAAGTTCTACAACTGGGAGCCTCATTTTACGCAGAAGGTCTCCGACTGTCGTAAACAAGAGCTGTCCCACCTCAAAGCCCTCAAGTACCTGGACGCCATGTGTGTTTACACCTGGGCTGCTCTGCCCGTGGTCATCTCCATCCTCAACTTCGTCACGTACGTGCTGCTGGGAAACCAGCTGACTGCAGCCAAG GTGTTCACCACGCTGGCTCTGGTGGGAATGTTGATCATCCCACTCAACTCGTTCCCCTGGGTGCTCAACGGCATCCTGGAGGCCAAAGTGTCTCTGGATCGAATCCAGCGCTTCTTCAAACTGACCAACCAGGATCTGCAGGCGCACTACGCCCTGG TGTCTCCTGAGGACAGTCAGACGTCGATCCTGTTGAGCCAGGGGACATTTTCCTGGCAGGGGCCCGACGGTCCCAACcagaagaaagagggagaaactAAAACTGGAGCCGCTGAAGGGAGCCTGCTGCTGCACGGTCTCACTCTCCACATCACCAAG GGCTCTCTGGTTGTGGTGGTGGGGAAGGTCGGCTGTGGGAAGAGTTCCCTTCTGGCTGCTCTCACTGGAGAACTCAACAG GCTGAGTGGAGTGGTGTATGTCGCAGACAGAGAGGCCGGCTTCGGTCTGGCGTCTCAGGAGCCGTGGATCCAGAATGCCTCAGTACGGGACAACATCCTGTTTGGCAAAGACTACGATCCCGTCTTCTACCAGGCTGTGATACAGGCCTGCGCTCTCTCAGACGACCTCAAC GTTTTGCCAAATGGTGACAAGACGGAAGTGGGAGAGAACGGAGTGACCCTGAGCGGAGGACAGAAGGCTCGAGTAGTCCTCGCCAGAGCTGTTTACATG GACAAAGACATCTACCTCCTCGATGATCCGCTGGCAGCGGTTGACACCGACGTGGCCGAACACCTCATGAAGAGGTGCATCATGGAGCTCCTCAGGGGGAAGACCAGAATCCTTTGCACACACCGCATAGAGTTTGTCGACAAGGCCGACATGGTCGTCCTAATGGACAATGGAACCATCGTCAAAACAG GCACACCAGCAGAAATCCTTCCTTTGGTCGAGGCCATGCCGAAGAAACGGAAGAATGACCACAACATGAAAGAGAAAG ATGGtgtggagcaggaggaggaggagccggGTTTATCTCCTGATCTGTGTGTGGATGATGACCCCAACCTGTCGGGGGCGGAGCAGAAGCAGATGGGCGGGCTGGCGTGGAAAGTTTACCGAACCTACTGGGTTGCTTGTGGCGGAGTGCTGGCCGCCTCCATCCTGATGTCTCTGCTCCTCATGCAAG cCTCTAAGAACATTTCCGACTGGTGGCTGTCTCACTGGATCTCCGCGCTGAAAAACAACGGTACCACAACAACAAATGTTTCTTCCTCTGCTGCCTTCAGCTCACCtcacctgcttctcttctcaCCTGGAGGGTTAAT GTCTCCTCTGTCCTCACTGCAAACGTTCACTCCAAGCAACATGAGTTCAGATGTCAAGTTTTACCTGACGGTGTACGCCTCCATCGCCACGGCCAACACCGTCTTCACCGCCCTCCGAGCTTTCCTGTTTGCCTACGGAGCCATCTGCGCCGCCACAGCCATCCACAACAGACTTCTGGACCGGGTCCTAAAG GCCACAGTGTGCTTCTTCGACACCACCCCGATGGGTCGCATTCTCAACCGTTTTTCTTCGGATCTGTACACTGTGGACGACAGCCTGCCGTTCATCCTGAACATCCTGCTGGCCAATGTTTTCAGTCTGCTGGGCATGCTGGTGGTGATAAGCTACGGCCTCCCTTGGGTCCTCGTGCTTTTTCTGCCCCTGGCTCTTGTCTACCACCGCACGCAGCACTTCTACCGACACACCTCCCGGGAGCTGAAGCGCCTGTGCAGCATCACTCTGTCGCCCGTCTACTCGCACTTCTCTGAGACGCTGACTGGGCTGGGAACCATCCGGGCCAGCGGCAGCACTGCCAG GTTTGAGGAGGAGATCGCCAAGCGTCTGGAGCAGAACCAACGCTGCCTGTTCCTTAGCAACGCCACCACGCAGTGGCTGAGCATCCGCCTGCAAATGATTGGTGTTGCTGTGGTGACCGGCCTTGGGGTGATCGCAGTTGTCCAGCACCAGTATAATTCTGTCGATCCAG GTCTGGTGGGTCTGTCCCTGTCCTACGCCCTGTCCATCACAAACCTGCTGTGTGGCCTCATATTCAGCTTCACCCAGACTGAGATGCAGCTGGTGAGCGTGGAGAGGACTGAGGAGTACTCCACCAGCCTTCCCACCGAGCCACAGCACCAGAACACACAG CTGTCCCCGGCGTGGCCCGAGCAGGGCTGGTTGGAGTTCCGCGGCGTGGTTTTGGTCTACAGGGACGGTCTTCCTAACGCCCTGGACGGGGTGAGCTTGGTAGTGCGACCCGGGGAGAAGGTGGGCATTGTGGGACGCACGGGCTCCGGAAAGTCCACCCTGTTCCTGGCTCTGTTCCGTATGGTGGAGCTGAACCAGGGTCAGATTCTCCTGGACGGGCTGGACATCAGCTCCGTGGGCCTGTCTCAGCTCAG GTCCAGGTTGGCCATTATTCCTCAGGACCCCTTCCTGTTCAGCGGGACCGTCAGGGAGAATCTGGACCCGTGTGGGCGACACTCAGACCAGCAGCTGCTGGACGTCGTGGACCAGTGCCACCTCAGCTCTGTGGTCGACCGGATGGGTGAGAGCCTCGAGATTTAG
- the abcc10 gene encoding multidrug resistance-associated protein 7 isoform X2 — MRVFGPAELVAGLCHADEQNPFPVWQDGHVSPCFNQLVLGVLPHAGLAIFSACYISMSRCDLLRSSPPCGWTLRWVSALLAALLFTADVVLASLLQRTDLYLDVLADGSAILAWLVHFGAITVLQRTAFRRTRGPPLLLLLVLLSVPNLVVTLTIYCDNQEYLNLTEPLQLARFVLASARTLPLLVYILAFAFPCITDAGYTLYINAVDGSPLVPERAHPDTGEMVAEDGSGGISRLFYLWLDPLLRRGQRGELDRPADVYHLPRKLRTTVVCRYFHQCWEACRRGAAVRNGQDPWPRPVSRNLLSGSWSYQEEPLELEGDVGLLRVLHKAFGLRYYILGVLKVTVNMLSFAGPLLLSSLLNFMEDREAPVSWGAWCALGLFATTLLSSFFQNIFVFEVSKVALSARAALVSAIYGKALQVSGSSLAGTTMGEVVNLMSTDTDRVVNFCSSFHELWSLPFRFVITLYLLYLQVGVAFLGGLAVALLLVPFNKFLATRILSNNQHMLRHKDSRVKLMTEILFGIRIIKFYNWEPHFTQKVSDCRKQELSHLKALKYLDAMCVYTWAALPVVISILNFVTYVLLGNQLTAAKVFTTLALVGMLIIPLNSFPWVLNGILEAKVSLDRIQRFFKLTNQDLQAHYALVSPEDSQTSILLSQGTFSWQGPDGPNQKKEGETKTGAAEGSLLLHGLTLHITKGSLVVVVGKVGCGKSSLLAALTGELNRLSGVVYVADREAGFGLASQEPWIQNASVRDNILFGKDYDPVFYQAVIQACALSDDLNVLPNGDKTEVGENGVTLSGGQKARVVLARAVYMDKDIYLLDDPLAAVDTDVAEHLMKRCIMELLRGKTRILCTHRIEFVDKADMVVLMDNGTIVKTGTPAEILPLVEAMPKKRKNDHNMKEKDGVEQEEEEPGLSPDLCVDDDPNLSGAEQKQMGGLAWKVYRTYWVACGGVLAASILMSLLLMQASKNISDWWLSHWISALKNNGTTTTNVSSSAAFSSPHLLLFSPGGLMSPLSSLQTFTPSNMSSDVKFYLTVYASIATANTVFTALRAFLFAYGAICAATAIHNRLLDRVLKATVCFFDTTPMGRILNRFSSDLYTVDDSLPFILNILLANVFSLLGMLVVISYGLPWVLVLFLPLALVYHRTQHFYRHTSRELKRLCSITLSPVYSHFSETLTGLGTIRASGSTARFEEEIAKRLEQNQRCLFLSNATTQWLSIRLQMIGVAVVTGLGVIAVVQHQYNSVDPGLVGLSLSYALSITNLLCGLIFSFTQTEMQLVSVERTEEYSTSLPTEPQHQNTQLSPAWPEQGWLEFRGVVLVYRDGLPNALDGVSLVVRPGEKVGIVGRTGSGKSTLFLALFRMVELNQGQILLDGLDISSVGLSQLRSRLAIIPQDPFLFSGTVRENLDPCGRHSDQQLLDVVDQCHLSSVVDRMGEKDSEEGRRKSSFSVGQRQLLCLARALLTQAKVLCIDEATASVDQKTDKLLQQTIREKFQDMTVLTIAHRINTIMDCDRVLVMHAGKVVEFDTPAALCQTDHSIFQRLVGQRGE; from the exons ATGAGAGTCTTTGGACCAGCAGAGCTGGTCGCAGGCCTCTGTCATGCAGACGAGCAGAATCCTTTCCCCGTGTGGCAGGATGGACACGTCAGCCCCTGTTTCAACCAACTGGTCCTCGGAGTCCTGCCTCATGCAGGGTTGGCTATTTTCAGTGCCTGCTACATCAGCATGTCAAG GTGCGACCTCCTCCGGTCGTCTCCTCCCTGTGGTTGGACACTCCGGTGGGTGTCGGCTCTGCTGGCGGCGCTGCTCTTCACCGCAGATGTCGTCCTGGCGAGCCTCCTCCAGCGGACGGACTTGTACCTGGACGTCCTAGCTGACGGCAGTGCCATCCTGGCCTGGCTGGTCCACTTCGGTGCCATCACGGTGCTCCAGAGGACCGCTTTCAGGAGAACCAGAGgacctcctctgctgctgctgctggttctCCTGTCTGTCCCAAACCTGGTCGTCACCTTGACGATTTACTGCGACAATCAGGAATATTTGAACCTCACAGAACCTCTTCAACTGGCTCGTTTTGTGCTTGCCTCAGCCCGCACGCTCCCCCTTCTGGTTTACATTCTGGCATTTGCATTTCCCTGCATCACTGATGCCGGATACACTCTGTATATCAACGCCGTGGATGGATCCCCGCTCGTCCCAGAGCGCGCCCATCCGGACACGGGTGAGATGGTGGCCGAGGACGGGAGCGGTGGCATCTCTCGGCTCTTCTACCTGTGGTTGGACCCTCTCCTCAGACGGGGGCAGCGAGGCGAGCTGGACAGGCCAGCTGATGTTTACCACCTCCCTCGGAAACTACGGACTACTGTGGTTTGTCGGTACTTCCACCAGTGCTGGGAAGCCTGCCGACGCGGGGCAGCGGTCCGTAACGGACAGGATCCGTGGCCCAGGCCGGTCAGCAGAAACCTCCTGAGCGGCAGCTGGAGTTACCAGGAGGAACCGCTGGAGCTGGAGGGGGATGTAGGACTGCTCAGGGTGCTGCACAAGGCGTTTGGGTTGCGTTACTACATCCTCGGTGTGCTGAAGGTGACGGTCAACATGCTGAGCTTCGCAGGGCCCCTGCTCCTCAGCAGTCTGTTAAACTTCATGGAGGACAGGGAAGCTCCTGTGAGCTGGGGGGCCTGGTGCGCTCTGGGGCTCTTTGCCACCACCcttctctcttccttcttcCAAAACATCTTCGTCTTCGAGGTCTCCAAGGTGGCGCTGTCGGCGCGCGCCGCTCTCGTGTCGGCCATTTACGGCAAAGCCCTGCAGGTCAGCGGCAGCAGCCTGGCCGGCACCACGATGGGAGAGGTGGTGAACCTAATGAGCACGGACACCGACCGCGTGGTCAACTTCTGCAGCAGTTTCCACGAGCTGTGGAGCCTTCCCTTCCGGTTTGTTATCACCCTCTATCTGCTGTACCTGCAGGTGGGCGTGGCTTTCCTCGGAGGGCTGGCCGTGGCTCTGCTGCTGGTGCCTTTCAACAAGTTCCTCGCTACCCGTATCCTTAGCAACAACCAACACATGCTCAGGCACAAGGACAGCCGCGTTAAG TTAATGACCGAGATCCTCTTTGGCATTCGCATCATCAAGTTCTACAACTGGGAGCCTCATTTTACGCAGAAGGTCTCCGACTGTCGTAAACAAGAGCTGTCCCACCTCAAAGCCCTCAAGTACCTGGACGCCATGTGTGTTTACACCTGGGCTGCTCTGCCCGTGGTCATCTCCATCCTCAACTTCGTCACGTACGTGCTGCTGGGAAACCAGCTGACTGCAGCCAAG GTGTTCACCACGCTGGCTCTGGTGGGAATGTTGATCATCCCACTCAACTCGTTCCCCTGGGTGCTCAACGGCATCCTGGAGGCCAAAGTGTCTCTGGATCGAATCCAGCGCTTCTTCAAACTGACCAACCAGGATCTGCAGGCGCACTACGCCCTGG TGTCTCCTGAGGACAGTCAGACGTCGATCCTGTTGAGCCAGGGGACATTTTCCTGGCAGGGGCCCGACGGTCCCAACcagaagaaagagggagaaactAAAACTGGAGCCGCTGAAGGGAGCCTGCTGCTGCACGGTCTCACTCTCCACATCACCAAG GGCTCTCTGGTTGTGGTGGTGGGGAAGGTCGGCTGTGGGAAGAGTTCCCTTCTGGCTGCTCTCACTGGAGAACTCAACAG GCTGAGTGGAGTGGTGTATGTCGCAGACAGAGAGGCCGGCTTCGGTCTGGCGTCTCAGGAGCCGTGGATCCAGAATGCCTCAGTACGGGACAACATCCTGTTTGGCAAAGACTACGATCCCGTCTTCTACCAGGCTGTGATACAGGCCTGCGCTCTCTCAGACGACCTCAAC GTTTTGCCAAATGGTGACAAGACGGAAGTGGGAGAGAACGGAGTGACCCTGAGCGGAGGACAGAAGGCTCGAGTAGTCCTCGCCAGAGCTGTTTACATG GACAAAGACATCTACCTCCTCGATGATCCGCTGGCAGCGGTTGACACCGACGTGGCCGAACACCTCATGAAGAGGTGCATCATGGAGCTCCTCAGGGGGAAGACCAGAATCCTTTGCACACACCGCATAGAGTTTGTCGACAAGGCCGACATGGTCGTCCTAATGGACAATGGAACCATCGTCAAAACAG GCACACCAGCAGAAATCCTTCCTTTGGTCGAGGCCATGCCGAAGAAACGGAAGAATGACCACAACATGAAAGAGAAAG ATGGtgtggagcaggaggaggaggagccggGTTTATCTCCTGATCTGTGTGTGGATGATGACCCCAACCTGTCGGGGGCGGAGCAGAAGCAGATGGGCGGGCTGGCGTGGAAAGTTTACCGAACCTACTGGGTTGCTTGTGGCGGAGTGCTGGCCGCCTCCATCCTGATGTCTCTGCTCCTCATGCAAG cCTCTAAGAACATTTCCGACTGGTGGCTGTCTCACTGGATCTCCGCGCTGAAAAACAACGGTACCACAACAACAAATGTTTCTTCCTCTGCTGCCTTCAGCTCACCtcacctgcttctcttctcaCCTGGAGGGTTAAT GTCTCCTCTGTCCTCACTGCAAACGTTCACTCCAAGCAACATGAGTTCAGATGTCAAGTTTTACCTGACGGTGTACGCCTCCATCGCCACGGCCAACACCGTCTTCACCGCCCTCCGAGCTTTCCTGTTTGCCTACGGAGCCATCTGCGCCGCCACAGCCATCCACAACAGACTTCTGGACCGGGTCCTAAAG GCCACAGTGTGCTTCTTCGACACCACCCCGATGGGTCGCATTCTCAACCGTTTTTCTTCGGATCTGTACACTGTGGACGACAGCCTGCCGTTCATCCTGAACATCCTGCTGGCCAATGTTTTCAGTCTGCTGGGCATGCTGGTGGTGATAAGCTACGGCCTCCCTTGGGTCCTCGTGCTTTTTCTGCCCCTGGCTCTTGTCTACCACCGCACGCAGCACTTCTACCGACACACCTCCCGGGAGCTGAAGCGCCTGTGCAGCATCACTCTGTCGCCCGTCTACTCGCACTTCTCTGAGACGCTGACTGGGCTGGGAACCATCCGGGCCAGCGGCAGCACTGCCAG GTTTGAGGAGGAGATCGCCAAGCGTCTGGAGCAGAACCAACGCTGCCTGTTCCTTAGCAACGCCACCACGCAGTGGCTGAGCATCCGCCTGCAAATGATTGGTGTTGCTGTGGTGACCGGCCTTGGGGTGATCGCAGTTGTCCAGCACCAGTATAATTCTGTCGATCCAG GTCTGGTGGGTCTGTCCCTGTCCTACGCCCTGTCCATCACAAACCTGCTGTGTGGCCTCATATTCAGCTTCACCCAGACTGAGATGCAGCTGGTGAGCGTGGAGAGGACTGAGGAGTACTCCACCAGCCTTCCCACCGAGCCACAGCACCAGAACACACAG CTGTCCCCGGCGTGGCCCGAGCAGGGCTGGTTGGAGTTCCGCGGCGTGGTTTTGGTCTACAGGGACGGTCTTCCTAACGCCCTGGACGGGGTGAGCTTGGTAGTGCGACCCGGGGAGAAGGTGGGCATTGTGGGACGCACGGGCTCCGGAAAGTCCACCCTGTTCCTGGCTCTGTTCCGTATGGTGGAGCTGAACCAGGGTCAGATTCTCCTGGACGGGCTGGACATCAGCTCCGTGGGCCTGTCTCAGCTCAG GTCCAGGTTGGCCATTATTCCTCAGGACCCCTTCCTGTTCAGCGGGACCGTCAGGGAGAATCTGGACCCGTGTGGGCGACACTCAGACCAGCAGCTGCTGGACGTCGTGGACCAGTGCCACCTCAGCTCTGTGGTCGACCGGATGGGTGAGA AGGACAGTGAGGAGGGGAGAAGGAAGAGTTCCTTCTCAGTGGGACAGAGACAGCTGCTGTGTCTGGCCAGAGCTCTGCTGACCCAGGCCAAG